A window from Mesorhizobium sp. WSM2240 encodes these proteins:
- a CDS encoding ATP-binding cassette domain-containing protein, translating into MQPVGVAAPLRVDIAEKTFRSAEGVPVTALQDLSFEVRQGEFACLLGPSGCGKTTTLRILLGLDRDFSGSLQLPQGGSNRIAAVFQEPTLLPWRTVEQNVRLALPKNLRTADLDRLFDSLGLKGMRSLFPSELSLGLARRAALARAFATEPAVLFLDEPFVSLDEPTAERLRHLLLSVWSARPTTALMVTHNLREALMLSDRIIVLSPRPAHAIGYFDVRLPRHNRSPQVMSDLLRSFHQKFPGAV; encoded by the coding sequence ATGCAACCCGTTGGCGTCGCCGCCCCGCTTAGGGTCGACATCGCCGAAAAGACCTTCAGGTCCGCGGAGGGCGTCCCGGTGACGGCGCTGCAAGACCTTTCCTTCGAGGTCAGGCAAGGCGAATTCGCCTGCCTGCTCGGGCCGTCAGGCTGCGGAAAGACCACTACGCTGCGCATCCTGCTCGGCCTTGACCGGGATTTTTCCGGCTCCCTCCAGTTGCCGCAGGGCGGCTCGAATCGCATCGCCGCCGTTTTCCAGGAGCCTACCCTGCTGCCGTGGCGGACGGTCGAGCAGAACGTCCGCCTTGCCCTTCCTAAAAACTTGAGAACCGCCGATCTCGACCGGCTGTTCGACAGTCTCGGCCTCAAGGGCATGCGCTCGCTGTTCCCGTCGGAACTGTCGCTCGGCCTGGCGCGCAGGGCGGCGCTCGCCAGGGCGTTCGCAACCGAGCCGGCCGTTCTGTTCCTGGACGAGCCATTCGTTTCGCTCGACGAGCCAACCGCGGAGCGTCTCCGGCATCTGCTGCTGAGCGTCTGGTCGGCGCGGCCGACGACCGCACTGATGGTGACGCATAATTTGCGCGAGGCGCTCATGCTGTCGGACCGAATCATAGTCCTGTCGCCGCGGCCGGCGCATGCGATCGGCTATTTCGATGTCCGGCTGCCGCGGCACAATCGCAGTCCGCAGGTGATGAGCGATCTGCTGCGCTCATTCCATCAGAAATTCCCCGGCGCGGTGTGA
- a CDS encoding quinoprotein relay system zinc metallohydrolase 2 — translation MLSEIADGVFAFRGKNELMTPSNEGAVCNLGLVVGDEAAAVVDSGGSLVEARAFIAAIRQVTPKPVRFLINTHMHPDHIFGNAAFRDIGATVVGHKNLPRALEARGVFYLRNYRNQLGDALMEGIEIVPPAQLVADRSELDLGNRVLDVRAWKAAHTDNDVTVFDARTRTLFAGDLVFMEHLPTLDGSLLGWMRQMDAIAAIDARRVVPGHGPAAADWPEALEAQRRYFEVLAGDIRQAIAEGRPLAETVKTAGRSEASNWTLFDEYNERNATAAYAELEWE, via the coding sequence GTGTTGAGCGAGATCGCCGACGGCGTTTTCGCCTTCCGGGGCAAGAACGAGTTGATGACCCCGAGCAATGAAGGCGCGGTCTGCAATCTCGGGCTGGTGGTCGGCGACGAGGCGGCGGCGGTGGTCGACAGCGGCGGCAGTCTCGTCGAGGCACGGGCTTTCATCGCCGCGATCAGGCAGGTGACCCCAAAACCGGTCCGCTTCCTGATCAACACCCACATGCATCCCGACCACATTTTCGGTAATGCGGCGTTCCGCGACATCGGGGCGACGGTGGTCGGCCACAAGAATCTGCCTCGCGCGCTCGAAGCGCGCGGCGTATTCTATCTGCGGAACTACCGCAACCAGCTCGGCGATGCGCTGATGGAGGGCATCGAGATCGTGCCGCCGGCGCAACTGGTCGCCGATCGCTCCGAACTCGACCTCGGCAACCGCGTACTTGACGTTCGGGCGTGGAAAGCAGCCCACACCGACAACGATGTCACCGTCTTCGACGCCCGCACGCGCACGCTGTTTGCCGGCGACCTCGTCTTCATGGAGCATCTGCCAACGCTGGATGGCTCGCTGCTTGGCTGGATGCGCCAGATGGATGCCATCGCTGCGATCGACGCCCGGCGCGTCGTGCCGGGTCACGGCCCCGCAGCGGCCGACTGGCCGGAGGCGCTGGAGGCGCAGCGCCGCTATTTCGAGGTTCTTGCCGGCGATATCCGCCAGGCCATCGCCGAAGGCCGGCCACTCGCCGAGACGGTCAAGACCGCCGGCCGAAGCGAAGCGTCCAACTGGACGCTGTTCGACGAATACAACGAGCGCAACGCGACCGCCGCCTACGCCGAACTCGAATGGGAATAG